Part of the Mya arenaria isolate MELC-2E11 chromosome 8, ASM2691426v1 genome, TTGCACCTGCAGGCTCAAGGCCGCTTGACGTCTTGTCCTTACATACACAACTTCCCATCACTATTCTATCACAATATGGGATGAATATCCAACACTTTAATccctttttcttcttttacatTATAAGTCATATATAATGGATTAATATatccatttttaaaaagttttgtttgtcacaaaagataaatctcaaatttaaatatggtatcattgttttctattatattAACGTATCCACCTGAAATAAAAGATGTcctttttgaaaatacattagTACAAAGTACCCTAGAATCAATTCCCTCTTAAAGTACTTAtctcatcaaaatattttttaccaaaacctCAGGATAAACCCTTTCAACAAATCACCAATAACAATTttgttgtacatttttttatttataaatctcTACAATGATTTGATGCTAAAAGAAATGCCGTCATTAAACAGGGTATGATATGTATATCACTGcctttatgttgttgttttttatatactGATGAAGACATATATGCCGAAATGTTCGGATATAAAACCTTGTTTGGTGtgattgatatatatttaaaggtgttttactattttgataaaacacTATACAGGCAGAATTATCATTGTTTCAAGTGTTTGAACTTGAAGTTGAGTACATCTTTTTAAATTCCAGGTCCCAGAAGCCCCATTCCCACCACCAAAGAACCGTGTTTGCATTCAAATGTCTGTATGAAAGGGAAACAAAAGCTATTATAGGAACACAGCAAAAGACAAACATTTTTGGGTTTACCAATAAACAATCAcctaaaaatgcataaacattgaCAAATCTTTACATACTATTGTATGTCATTGAGTAATGAAACCTTAGTCTTAAATACTTTCTCTTCGACCCCTCTTCCCTTACAAAGATAGGATGAGATTTCACTGCTTCAAGGGAGTCTTAGCCCAAATCGAAAGTGATACTCTGCAGCCTCACATCTAGATTTAAGAGACAGGcacatgttttcaataaatgatataagTAATTGTGTATTTTCATCAATCACATTGAGCAATCCTAGATTTTACACCAAAAGTCAATctgggaggaaaagtgtgcCAGATGCTCAAACTCACAACTACCACAACAATACCACGGTGCTCTTACCAACTAAGCTATCCGGgtggctggttcttacccacacataCCACACTCCTACCCTTATTAACCTTTTAGGCCAACAGGGGCACTCTTGCTGTTTGCTGCTGCCAACAGCCGCcattaaagtaaacctgggaggaaatgTGCGCCTGATGTGGGGCTCGAAACCACTACTGTTGGAACACTGGCACAGCACTCTTACCTACTGAGCTAACCTGGGCAGATGGTTCTTAcccacatacactacatatgtTAGGACAATTCAATAATATTTGGCATTATGTTACAGAACACAATGGTACCAGGGTTATTTCCACAATTTCATCGTGGATTCTCTTAACAGCTGTGTTTGAATCAACCCAAGGTTACTCTACACCTAGAAAAGTATGTATCATATTGGGCACCTTATTGAACTAAGACTCAATGATATGTTATGGCAGCCTAACCAGGAACTACAAAGAACTTTGCCGGCTTTGTCGATGTAACAACAAGTTTAATCCCGTTTTACCTACCAGACATTAAAATCAACTTATTTTTTACTTCTTAAGTACCATACATAAAGCTCAATTTTTGCCAACGAAAATGTTTCAGTTTGACAGATTGTCAACATTACAGTAGGCTGCCATCTTggattttaaaattgcattgtGGGGAAATATACTAGTGTATTTACTAGTGTATTTTCGGAATAAAACGTATGTTGATGCAAAAAGAAATAGAGttagatattattttttctaaatttgacctttatgtatcaaaatgtgtaaaaaaataataaacattcaacaTACGAAACTACGACAGCTTGTTGGCTTGGTAACGGAAGTTGAGCATCAAGATGGCGGACGATTTAGAGCAAAACAAGGAACACGGTATCGCCGTGTCAACGGAGACGGATAACTTCTACCTCCATGGTCGCCCATGTGAACTCTCAGCATTTTCTTTCGTTCCCACTTCAAGAAATGAACCAGCCGAAAGAACAGTGTTTAATTCAAAGAAACCtgtaagttttctttaaaatggtgttggaTAGTCATGATAGTTGTTGAACTTTACtgtttactttatataaaaaaaaaacaaagaacttCAAtcacatgtattgcattgatattcctaaaaaaacacactataaaTGGTGTTCAAAGTTTTATTGCTATCCCGCAGTCAGGGATAAACAaagatattgatatgttttgtgTTCACTTTCATgtaaacactttctaaaataatTCTACTATCTCCAActgttataatatttattttctaaacacaTGTTGACCTGACAACCTTAGCAGCCTGTGCATGATGACTTACAATTGATGGATCCAAAGGCCGTCTCCTGGTGTGCATATGGCATTATAACTTATTAATATATGAGGTTTATATCTTAATTCTTGTATGAGAACTTCATTGAGCATTAAAGatgcaattataaaataaagcaAACCCGATACCATTCACTGAAAAATAATGATGCCATTCTTAAAAATGTGTTGGATTGTGACAAGGTCCTTGCATGTttcacatttataaaacaatagtaGGTATTCTGTGGTCAATTCAAGATAataatgaatgtattttttagaTCGTGTCATGCAAGAGACGAAAGTGCATGTGTTTTAAGAAAGTATGAAAACTGAAACTGTTGTATGTCTTTGTAATTGTTTCAACACAACTTGTAAATAATATCCATAGTCGCTTTGCATACAGAATTGCTTACAATGCAAATGGCTGTTAATATTTTAAGCTCCCATATGCGTGCCTATCTCTATCAATCTTCCTGTACTGTCGAACCCTTTACAGGGACGTAGACATTTCCTACATATATTGAATCCAAGTCAGAATACATTTGTTTGTCTTTGGTCTTCACAATAATAGTAAAATCACATTTCTGTGAGTCAGTCATGGGAGGGCTAACAAACATGatcttaatatttgtaaaattgtttgtatacatttttttgataccaaagtatttatataaacagtTCAATATGACTTGATACCCACAGGAACTTGTCAATAACTGACTGAGTTGTCATATGTGTTAGTTTAATGAGCAGGCTCATTAATTCGAATGTAAGCAGCGGTATTGGTAACagagaaagtttttttttattaaattctctCAGAGACAAGGAAAAATATACACTTTTGtttgttatcaatgttttaaaaccaTCAGTGTATGATGAGAATGAAACAATATAATggatatatatatcaatggtttTATTCATTCTTATGAACAAATAgccattttaagcaaaacatcAAATCATGCGTTATCTACCATTGGTTTAAATCATTTCCGCTATAGTGTTGTCCCAATTTTGGTCACTTTGATGATGATATAATTTTTGGGCTACCGCTTCCTAAATATTTCTACCTCCTAAATTTTTTTATCTATGATTGAATCAGCCCTAAGACATTTACTGCAGTGCATTTAattacagttgtatttttttatgatatactTTCTTTTAAAGTCATTGcgtataatttataaaacataataatttgttCACCATTTCTGATTGTGCAAAACATTGGAAGGGATTACTACTGCGTTATGTTCTAAATATACTGAAAGTTATTCACTCTGCAATCCTatgcaataatgtttttattgagaactatggtttataatacatgtattatctgTTGGCATTTGGATTTCAGGTTGCTACGCAGGTAACTTATAATATCAGTGTGTTATAAAGAATGCTTGTAGGACTCGGTGTCAGTGTTTAAGCATGTTAATGGAGCTAGATTAAATAGTGCAAACAGAATAATAGCATTTCACAatttcattctcattcatcagaggtttgacaatgttgtacgcatagcatcatcaccctggtgtacgagaatgacAATTTTGTGCTCAAACCATCTTTAGCAAATGTTTCAAGAATTGCAGCCGCTCAATTCCAGACTGTTTTCAATAGGTCTAAAGgttattaaaagtatttcttTTAAGACTGAATgattaaacaagaaaacaacatgcaatattgttatatcattattttaactcCACAGTTTTGAAATGGGACTATGTATTTTTCGGTAATTAAAAGTGAATGGGCCActgcaaacatttgtttaaagatgGACTCATATTagtgaaataatttattaaaactgagtgcaaaactataattattgCGCAAAGTGTGACCAGAGATTATTTCGTACATGTATATCCATTTATGCAAATTAAAGATGGTTCATGGAGTGGTAAATGTTCAATTAGAGAAAACAAGATTTGAGAATCATCTTTGTTCatgcaaaaatatgaaaaatgcatgttaatagcATTAATAACCAATACAAATTAATTCCTATCTAGCATGTTATTTGTAAGACTAAGCTAGGGTAGATtgtatgatattgtattgatagtgttcatcatcatcataatctaAGTGTACATGTAGATTGTAgttaaatttttttaaatatacacataaatcCATGGAGGAAATTGCCTGATTTTTGTCGTAGTTATTGCCCAATTGGAAAGCCCGAtcgaaaaaagaaaacactaaTTTTTCGTATGTCTTAATTAAATTGTCCTGAGCATAACGATATTTATTCTACTGACAAATTACAAAGAtatctgcagccaattgtataaatctGGTTAACTGTTTGGTTTGGCTAAAGTAagttgaaatgtttattgattggtcagacCAATGAATTTTCTTGCATGTGCAAAGTAACCCAAAAGATAACCTGTGGATAAGTTTTCTCCAGATTTATGCAATTGGTAACTGAATGGTAGGATTTTAGATAAACTTTCCTAGCACACAACCATGGTTTTAGATCGTCCATAAACTATGAGCATCAGCAAACTTAGGgtcatataattatgtcatatgagtgcattatttttataaaagttatgCGCCTTTTTGGACAGAATAGTTTGTTAAAGCTTTGCATTCCAGCAACTATTATTCACATATCTCGGTAACAactcaattatttaattaaaactttattcAAGATTGTTAAGggcatgttatattttgtattgttaattttacTTCAGCTGAATAGTCAAGTGTTCTGtcctttgacagctcttgttttttcatggtaaatgaattgaaatttatAGATAATGAGATAATAGTTGAAGAGAATGACTTTACCAGTAACAATATGTATGACTGACATTTAccagtatgttttgtttgtgatgttttcaGGACACATCATTGGGCACATATGATCGACTGTTCCGGAAACAACATGGATACAACAACAAACTCCACAGGGACGACCGGGAACATGCCAAGTCTCGCGGCCTTACTGTGAACAATGAGGTAAATTTTCATGTCTATCAATTAAAATCACATTTAGGTATGATGCATATTTAGGAGTGGTTGGTTATAGAAATACTGTGCAGCTATTAAAGATGACAGTTTAATATGAACAAATTGAAAGAGTTTCAGCTTAAACTTGttcattttacaatgattgtgaaacaaggttattataattatcaccCTCGTCGGCACAATATTAAGTGACAttgtgatcttgtgttgtgggggaaactcacttgtccagcttggtgaccacaaaccaagcTCA contains:
- the LOC128242617 gene encoding uncharacterized protein C5orf49 homolog encodes the protein MADDLEQNKEHGIAVSTETDNFYLHGRPCELSAFSFVPTSRNEPAERTVFNSKKPDTSLGTYDRLFRKQHGYNNKLHRDDREHAKSRGLTVNNEEKVKGCPTLASSEYGHRLELSTDHPDRKHVRIAHVKTEFYRRNGIEGIKTS